The proteins below come from a single Plantactinospora sp. KBS50 genomic window:
- a CDS encoding LLM class F420-dependent oxidoreductase → MKLGLHYWTFANPADPAAIGPTLARTATLAEEAGVASFTVMDHYFQMESTAPAQDPMLEAYTTLGYLAALTRRMTLGVLVTGVMYRYPGLLAKIVSSLDVLSGGRARLGIGASWYEREQRGLGVPVVPMAERFERLEETLRICRQMWSDDNGPFAGQHYQLAETLNSPQPLSRPHPPIMIGGSGEKKTLRLVARYADACNLFGSGPEDVAHKLDVLRRHCADEDRDYDEITKTVLVMRPPLVDVDAWVAEVEAYAKLGVTEVQTMPARDSDPVEFTRQLADQVLPRLTALP, encoded by the coding sequence ATGAAGTTGGGCCTGCACTACTGGACCTTTGCCAACCCGGCCGACCCGGCGGCCATCGGGCCGACCCTGGCCCGGACCGCGACCCTGGCCGAGGAGGCCGGGGTCGCCTCGTTCACCGTGATGGACCACTATTTCCAGATGGAGAGCACGGCTCCAGCACAGGACCCGATGCTGGAGGCGTACACGACGCTGGGCTACCTCGCGGCGCTGACCCGGCGGATGACCCTCGGTGTGCTGGTCACCGGCGTGATGTACCGGTACCCCGGCCTCCTCGCCAAGATCGTCAGCAGTCTCGACGTGCTCTCCGGCGGCCGGGCCCGGCTCGGCATCGGTGCCTCCTGGTACGAGCGGGAGCAGCGCGGCCTGGGCGTTCCGGTGGTCCCGATGGCCGAGCGGTTCGAACGGCTGGAGGAGACGCTGCGGATCTGTCGCCAGATGTGGAGCGACGACAACGGCCCGTTCGCCGGCCAGCACTACCAGCTCGCCGAGACGCTCAACTCGCCGCAGCCGCTGAGCCGCCCGCACCCGCCCATCATGATCGGCGGCAGTGGCGAGAAGAAGACGCTGCGCCTGGTGGCCCGGTACGCCGACGCCTGCAACCTGTTCGGCAGCGGGCCGGAGGACGTGGCGCACAAGCTCGACGTACTGCGCCGGCACTGCGCCGACGAGGACCGCGACTACGACGAGATCACCAAGACCGTGCTGGTCATGCGTCCTCCGCTGGTCGATGTGGACGCCTGGGTCGCCGAGGTCGAGGCGTACGCGAAGCTCGGGGTGACCGAGGTGCAGACCATGCCGGCCCGCGACAGCGACCCCGTCGAGTTCACCCGGCAGCTCGCCGACCAGGTACTACCCCGGCTCACCGCGCTGCCCTGA
- a CDS encoding ABC transporter ATP-binding protein, which produces MTAPMTGKRPADGRPGDGRPADRRPTGAPQTATAQTAAPQSTAAPAGTGTPATDGSPGAQAPTESTWGTLRRGLALSPELRTGLAGTLVLALISMIGRAAVPVAVQQGIDRGLTVPGGPDLRVVGTVVLITAAVLVVTTACGYLMMRRLFTVSETALANVRIRAFRHVHDLSMLHQQSERRGSLVSRVTSDVDQITQFLQWGGVILLVNLGQLVVTTVVMAVYSWQLTLAVYLAFLPAVMIIRVLQNRLAGAYAQVRVRTGAMLTAVAESVVGAPVIRAYGVARRTAARLDETIDAQRQAQQRAIRISIYGSSVGELAAGVALAAVVVLGVWMGVGDRLTIGQLTAFLFLVTLFIQPVQIATEVLNEAQNAIAGWRRVLDVLDLEPDVADPGDDGVDLPPGPLDVRFVDVGFAYPTAGPDGRPVPGPPVLSDVSLHIPARTRVAVVGETGSGKTTFAKLLTRLMDPSTGEVLLAGAPLVRVRFGSLRSRVVMVPQDGFLFDSTVAGNVRFARPAMTDAELAAAFAELGLDDWVSGLPAGLDTPVGERGEALSVGERQLVALARAYVADPDLLVLDEATSAVDPATEVRLQRTLDAVTRGRTTVAIAHRLSTAQAADEVIVVDRGRVVQRGPHDDLVRDPSSVYGLLYASWLEQTR; this is translated from the coding sequence GTGACGGCGCCGATGACCGGGAAACGACCGGCGGACGGGCGGCCCGGTGACGGGCGGCCGGCCGACCGGCGGCCGACCGGTGCCCCGCAGACCGCGACCGCGCAGACCGCCGCCCCGCAGAGCACGGCCGCGCCGGCGGGGACCGGTACGCCGGCCACCGACGGGTCGCCGGGGGCGCAGGCGCCGACGGAGAGCACCTGGGGCACGCTGCGCCGCGGCCTCGCGCTCTCGCCCGAACTGCGCACCGGGCTGGCCGGCACGCTGGTGCTTGCGCTGATCTCGATGATCGGCCGGGCCGCCGTACCGGTCGCGGTGCAGCAGGGCATCGACCGCGGGCTGACCGTGCCGGGCGGTCCCGACCTGCGGGTGGTCGGCACGGTGGTGCTGATCACGGCCGCCGTGCTGGTGGTCACCACCGCCTGCGGCTACCTGATGATGCGCCGGCTGTTCACGGTGAGCGAGACGGCGCTGGCCAACGTGCGGATCCGGGCCTTCCGGCACGTGCACGACCTGTCCATGCTGCACCAGCAGTCGGAGCGGCGCGGGTCGCTGGTGTCCCGGGTGACCAGCGACGTGGACCAGATCACCCAGTTCCTCCAGTGGGGCGGGGTGATCCTGCTGGTCAACCTCGGCCAGCTGGTCGTCACGACCGTGGTGATGGCGGTCTACTCCTGGCAGCTCACCCTCGCCGTCTACCTGGCCTTCCTGCCGGCCGTCATGATCATCCGGGTGTTGCAGAACCGGCTCGCCGGGGCGTACGCGCAGGTGCGGGTGCGGACCGGGGCGATGCTCACGGCCGTCGCCGAGAGCGTGGTCGGCGCGCCGGTGATCCGGGCGTACGGGGTCGCCCGGCGCACCGCCGCCCGGCTGGACGAGACCATCGACGCGCAGCGGCAGGCCCAGCAGCGCGCGATCCGGATCAGCATCTACGGCTCCTCCGTCGGGGAACTCGCGGCCGGGGTGGCGCTGGCCGCCGTGGTCGTCCTGGGCGTCTGGATGGGCGTGGGCGACCGGCTCACCATCGGCCAGCTCACCGCCTTCCTGTTCCTGGTGACGCTGTTCATCCAGCCGGTGCAGATCGCCACCGAGGTGCTCAACGAGGCGCAGAACGCGATCGCCGGCTGGCGCCGGGTGCTCGACGTGCTCGACCTCGAACCGGACGTGGCGGACCCGGGCGACGACGGCGTCGACCTGCCGCCCGGCCCGCTGGACGTGCGGTTCGTCGATGTCGGCTTCGCGTACCCGACGGCCGGCCCGGACGGCCGGCCGGTACCCGGGCCGCCGGTGCTGTCCGACGTGAGCCTGCACATCCCGGCCCGCACCCGGGTGGCCGTGGTCGGCGAGACCGGCAGCGGCAAGACCACCTTCGCCAAGCTGCTGACCCGGCTGATGGACCCGAGCACCGGGGAGGTGCTGCTGGCCGGCGCGCCGCTGGTCCGGGTGCGGTTCGGGTCGCTGCGTTCCCGGGTGGTGATGGTGCCGCAGGACGGGTTCCTGTTCGACTCCACGGTGGCCGGCAATGTCCGGTTCGCCCGTCCCGCGATGACCGACGCGGAGCTGGCCGCCGCCTTCGCCGAACTGGGTCTGGACGACTGGGTATCGGGCCTGCCGGCGGGGTTGGACACCCCGGTCGGCGAGCGCGGCGAGGCGCTCAGCGTGGGGGAGCGGCAGCTCGTGGCGCTGGCCCGGGCGTACGTCGCCGATCCCGACCTGCTGGTGCTGGACGAGGCGACCAGCGCGGTGGACCCGGCCACCGAGGTACGGCTGCAACGCACGCTGGACGCCGTGACCCGCGGCCGGACCACCGTGGCGATCGCGCACCGGCTCTCCACCGCCCAGGCCGCCGACGAGGTGATCGTGGTGGACCGGGGTCGGGTCGTGCAGCGCGGGCCGCACGACGATCTGGTGCGCGATCCGTCCTCGGTGTACGGGCTGCTGTACGCGTCCTGGCTGGAACAGACGCGCTAG
- a CDS encoding terpene synthase: MRTFAASALIEPPFPARLNAHSAAAADRSGRWAAELGLAATPDDAGRLARANAADLAGRACPDAAPEHLELLTDLITWLFAFDDRCDDDGLGADPGRLAPVVARLLDIVDLIGDDAPAQLLESAGPIGVALHDLGRRVRAQSPPALLLRFATELRDYLLALLWEAANRAQRRRPVVSEYIQMRRHTGAVYPSLTLTDAAHHADPDATWLADSRVSKLDLLAVDLVCWCNDIFSYDKERRAGSDGHNLAAAVANETGLDEAKALAAAANRFNDALEAYLRLEPEVLAGGDPQVARFAAARRCWIRGTYDWSLRAARYH; the protein is encoded by the coding sequence ATGCGCACCTTCGCAGCATCGGCCCTCATCGAACCCCCGTTCCCGGCCCGCCTCAACGCACACAGTGCCGCCGCCGCCGACCGGTCCGGTCGGTGGGCCGCCGAGCTGGGCCTGGCGGCCACCCCCGACGACGCCGGCCGGCTCGCCCGGGCGAACGCCGCCGACCTGGCCGGACGCGCCTGCCCGGACGCCGCACCCGAGCACCTGGAACTGCTCACCGACCTGATCACCTGGTTGTTCGCGTTCGACGACCGGTGCGACGACGACGGCCTGGGCGCCGATCCCGGCCGGCTGGCGCCGGTGGTGGCCCGGCTGCTGGACATCGTCGACCTGATCGGCGACGACGCCCCCGCCCAGTTGCTGGAGTCCGCCGGGCCGATCGGGGTGGCGCTGCACGATCTCGGCCGCCGGGTCCGCGCGCAGAGCCCGCCCGCGCTGCTGCTGCGGTTCGCCACCGAGCTGCGCGACTACCTGCTCGCACTGCTCTGGGAGGCGGCCAACCGGGCGCAGCGCCGCCGGCCGGTGGTCTCCGAGTACATCCAGATGCGCCGGCACACCGGCGCGGTGTATCCCAGCCTCACCCTCACCGACGCGGCGCACCACGCCGACCCGGACGCGACCTGGCTCGCCGACTCCCGGGTGTCCAAACTGGATCTGCTCGCGGTCGACCTGGTCTGCTGGTGCAACGACATCTTCTCCTACGACAAGGAGCGCCGGGCCGGGTCCGACGGGCACAACCTGGCGGCGGCCGTGGCCAACGAGACGGGCCTGGACGAGGCCAAGGCGCTGGCCGCCGCCGCGAACCGGTTCAACGACGCGCTGGAGGCGTACCTCCGGCTGGAGCCCGAGGTGCTGGCCGGCGGCGACCCGCAGGTCGCCCGGTTCGCCGCCGCCCGGCGGTGCTGGATCCGGGGCACCTACGACTGGTCCCTGCGGGCCGCCCGGTACCACTGA
- a CDS encoding TIGR03085 family metal-binding protein encodes MSRFARSERQELADLLLAVGPDAATLDEGWTTRDLAAHLVLRERRPDAAAGILLPPVRRHTDRVQARLAAIPYQRLVELVRQPPWWSPVSNPLVHEQANLMEFFVHHEDVRRAGTGWQPRNLPAAQQAALWRRLPALARLALRRFPATVLVQAPEHGETSAGGTGDQLRLVGAPGELILFLFGRQRAARVQLDGPAALVERLRTARLGV; translated from the coding sequence ATGTCGCGGTTCGCCCGTTCGGAGCGTCAGGAACTCGCCGATCTGCTGCTGGCCGTCGGGCCGGACGCGGCCACCCTCGACGAGGGCTGGACCACCCGGGACCTCGCGGCCCATCTCGTGCTCCGCGAACGGCGCCCGGACGCCGCGGCCGGGATCCTGCTGCCGCCGGTGCGCCGGCACACCGACCGGGTCCAGGCCCGGCTGGCGGCCATACCGTACCAGCGGCTGGTGGAGCTGGTCCGCCAACCGCCCTGGTGGAGCCCGGTGAGCAACCCGCTGGTGCACGAGCAGGCCAACCTGATGGAGTTCTTCGTCCACCACGAGGACGTCCGCCGGGCCGGGACCGGCTGGCAGCCGCGGAACCTGCCCGCCGCCCAGCAGGCGGCGCTGTGGCGCCGGCTGCCGGCGCTGGCCCGGCTCGCCCTGCGCCGGTTCCCGGCCACGGTGCTGGTGCAGGCGCCCGAGCACGGCGAGACCTCGGCGGGCGGCACCGGCGACCAGCTGCGCCTGGTGGGTGCCCCCGGCGAGCTGATCCTGTTCCTGTTCGGCCGGCAGCGCGCCGCCCGGGTCCAGTTGGACGGCCCGGCCGCGCTCGTCGAACGGCTCCGGACCGCCCGGCTCGGCGTCTGA
- a CDS encoding TetR family transcriptional regulator: MARRTGRRPGKPGTRDAILGAARTAFAEKGFDNASIRAIAAAAGVDPALVHHYFGTKDQLFLAVMDSPFDPGMLIPNLVAEGRAGLGERLVRTFVTIWDSPAGSVGVALVRSAVSSEWSARLFREFLTTQILRRALAGLDLAPAEAPLRISLVASQLAGLAMTRYVIRLEPLASAPPETVVAAIGPNIQRYLDGELSAPPAVPATHRTDR; the protein is encoded by the coding sequence ATGGCCCGACGCACCGGACGGCGCCCCGGGAAGCCGGGGACCCGGGACGCCATCCTCGGCGCCGCCCGGACGGCGTTCGCGGAGAAGGGCTTCGACAACGCGTCCATCCGGGCCATCGCCGCCGCCGCCGGCGTGGACCCGGCGCTGGTGCACCACTACTTCGGCACCAAGGACCAACTCTTCCTCGCCGTCATGGACAGCCCGTTCGATCCGGGGATGCTCATCCCGAACCTCGTCGCCGAGGGCCGGGCCGGGCTCGGCGAGCGGCTGGTGCGCACCTTCGTCACCATCTGGGACTCCCCCGCCGGGTCGGTCGGGGTGGCGCTGGTGCGTTCCGCCGTCAGCAGCGAGTGGAGCGCGCGGCTGTTCCGCGAGTTCCTGACCACCCAGATCCTCCGCCGCGCCCTCGCGGGGCTGGACCTCGCTCCGGCCGAGGCGCCGCTGCGCATCTCGCTGGTGGCCTCCCAACTGGCCGGCCTGGCGATGACCCGGTACGTCATCCGGCTGGAGCCGCTGGCCTCGGCGCCCCCCGAGACGGTGGTCGCGGCGATCGGCCCGAACATCCAGCGCTACCTGGACGGCGAGCTGTCCGCGCCGCCCGCCGTGCCGGCGACACACCGGACCGACCGCTGA
- a CDS encoding ABC transporter ATP-binding protein → MLGRGLRVLGRAIREQPRIFAAAVAGSVLFSLLVIANAYVVGAIVGRVAVPAIETGRAEVGIVALSAAALLGISGLRVVGVFGRRLGAGYMQYRLQAAYRRQVTRRYLELPLSWHHRHATGTLLSNANSDVEAAWFPIAPLPFAVGTLVMLVAAVGSLFVTDWALALVGVAVFPALFTLNVVYSRRMAPRQARAQRMRAEVSATAHESFDGALVVKTMGREAEETARFAAQAAELRNSLIAVGRLRGFFDPMLETLPSIGTLVVLVVGALRLRQGAISVTELVSVAFLFTVLAFPVRAIGWVLAELPRSVAGWDRVSRVLAASGQMPYGETTLEHRGGAPATLAFDGVSFGYEPADPAAVATPVLKDVTFEVPAGRTVALVGPTGSGKSTIASLAVRLVDPAAGAVRIDGVDVRSLTIGSLTATTALVAQVPFVFDDTVRANITLDRPGRTDEDAWAALRLAEAAGFVTALPEGLDTMVGERGTSLSGGQRQRLTLARALAGRPRLLVLDDATSAVDPRVEAAILAALRGDRAGDATSAPGASILVVAYRRATIALADEVVYVEHGRVVARGTHTELLATVPGYADLVTAYEKAEAERERTSGRAEEEVRVP, encoded by the coding sequence GTGCTCGGCCGGGGACTTCGCGTGCTCGGCCGGGCCATCCGGGAACAGCCGCGGATCTTCGCGGCGGCCGTGGCCGGCAGCGTGCTGTTCAGCCTGCTGGTGATCGCCAACGCGTACGTGGTCGGCGCGATCGTCGGCCGGGTGGCCGTGCCGGCGATCGAGACCGGCCGGGCCGAGGTGGGAATCGTCGCGCTGAGCGCGGCGGCGCTGCTCGGGATCAGCGGGCTGCGCGTGGTCGGGGTCTTCGGCCGCCGGCTCGGTGCCGGCTACATGCAGTACCGGCTCCAGGCCGCGTACCGCCGCCAGGTCACCCGGCGCTACCTGGAACTCCCGCTGTCCTGGCACCACCGGCACGCCACCGGGACCCTGCTGTCCAACGCCAACTCCGACGTCGAGGCGGCCTGGTTCCCGATCGCCCCGCTGCCGTTCGCGGTGGGGACCCTGGTGATGCTGGTGGCCGCGGTCGGCTCGCTGTTCGTCACCGACTGGGCGCTGGCGCTGGTCGGCGTCGCGGTCTTCCCCGCGCTGTTCACGCTCAACGTCGTCTACTCGCGGCGGATGGCGCCGCGGCAGGCGCGGGCCCAGCGGATGCGGGCCGAGGTGAGCGCCACCGCGCACGAGAGCTTCGACGGCGCGCTCGTGGTCAAGACCATGGGCCGGGAGGCGGAGGAGACCGCCCGGTTCGCCGCGCAGGCCGCCGAGCTGCGCAACTCCCTGATCGCCGTGGGCCGGCTGCGGGGGTTCTTCGACCCGATGCTGGAGACGCTGCCCAGCATCGGCACCCTGGTCGTGCTCGTGGTCGGTGCGCTGCGGCTGCGCCAGGGCGCCATCTCGGTCACCGAGCTGGTGAGCGTCGCGTTCCTGTTCACCGTGCTCGCCTTCCCGGTCCGGGCGATCGGCTGGGTGCTGGCCGAGCTGCCGCGCAGCGTCGCCGGCTGGGACCGGGTGTCCCGGGTGCTGGCCGCCAGCGGGCAGATGCCGTACGGCGAAACGACGCTGGAGCACCGCGGCGGCGCCCCCGCGACGCTCGCCTTCGACGGGGTCAGCTTCGGCTACGAGCCCGCGGACCCGGCGGCGGTGGCCACCCCGGTGCTCAAGGACGTCACGTTCGAGGTGCCCGCCGGCCGGACGGTCGCGCTGGTCGGCCCGACCGGATCGGGCAAGTCGACGATCGCCTCGCTGGCGGTCCGGCTGGTCGATCCGGCCGCCGGTGCCGTCCGGATCGACGGCGTGGACGTCCGGTCGCTGACCATCGGGTCGCTGACCGCCACCACCGCGCTGGTGGCGCAGGTGCCGTTCGTCTTCGACGACACCGTCCGGGCCAACATCACCCTGGACCGGCCGGGGCGCACCGACGAGGACGCCTGGGCGGCGCTGCGGCTGGCCGAGGCGGCCGGCTTCGTGACGGCGCTGCCCGAGGGGCTGGACACCATGGTCGGGGAGCGCGGCACCTCGCTCTCCGGCGGGCAGCGGCAGCGGCTGACCCTGGCCCGCGCGCTGGCCGGCCGGCCGCGGCTGCTGGTGCTGGACGACGCCACCAGCGCGGTCGACCCGCGGGTCGAGGCCGCGATCCTGGCCGCGCTGCGCGGCGACCGGGCCGGCGACGCTACGTCCGCCCCGGGCGCCTCGATCCTGGTGGTCGCGTACCGCCGGGCCACGATCGCGCTGGCCGACGAGGTGGTGTACGTCGAGCACGGCCGGGTGGTCGCCCGGGGCACCCACACCGAACTGCTGGCAACGGTCCCGGGGTACGCGGACCTGGTGACCGCGTACGAGAAGGCGGAGGCGGAGCGGGAACGGACGTCCGGCCGCGCCGAGGAGGAGGTGCGCGTTCCGTGA